The genomic DNA AGCGCGTGCATCTCTGAGGAGGAGGAGTATCCGACTCCTCCGATCGTCGCTCCGGCGTCGGTCCCCGCGTTCACGAGGCGCCCCGTCTCGCCGAGAATGTGCGTCCGAGCGCGCACGGTCGTGTTGGCTCGGTAGCCTTTGAATTCCCGGTCGCCGTTTCTCTTGTGTTCCCAGTGCGGAGAGACTGCCAATCCAATCCGCTCGATCTCCAGGTCCGCCAAGCCCATGGCGCCCAGCGCCGAAATGACTGCCTCCGCCAACTCCGCCGTTCCGTCCACCGCGTCTCCCGGCGAGTCTTCCACGCGGCTTGCCGAAAACGATACCGTCACCATGTCCGGCGGCACGGTTTGGGTCGACGACCCCGTCACGACGACGGTGGGAGTCTCGGGCTCCGGCGCTTGAGCGACGCCAACGGCGGGTAGCGCGAATAGCAGGATCGGGGCGGCGTACCTCATGGGATCTCCCGGATGTGTGACGCGCGGGTTGGGGACTGCTAATGCTGAAACGCGCATGGAGAGGCAGTGGTGTCTGAAATCGGGGGCGGGCCCGGCGGTTTTGTCACCGCCTCGCGGGCGTACGAGCTGAGACGTCCAGGACGTTTCCGCGGAAACGTCTCGGGGGACACGCGGCGACGTCTCCCGCGTTTCCGCGGAAACGTCTCAGGTGCCGTCGAAGCGGTCCGGATCCAGAAACCCAATCGGCAGCTCGGTCGATCCCTCCAGCGCGAGGTCCGCCAGCGCCTCGCCGATCACGGGGGCGAACTTGAAGCCGTGGCCGCTGAAGCCCGCCGCCACGCTCACGCGCTCGGCGCCAGGCAGCGCGCCAACCAGGAAGTGGCCGTCGGGCGAGTTGGTGTACAGGCAGGTCATGGTGGACAGCACGTCGGTGCCCGCGCTGGGCAGGTAGCGCGCCACTCCGGGCAGGAAATCCTGGTCTTCGGGCGGGGCCGGCCCCCGATCGACGGTGTCCGGATCGGCCTCGGGTCCGGGCACGTGGCGACCGACCTTGATGCCGGCGCGCTCCGGCATGGCCGACGAGCCGCCCACGATGGGAAATCCGTAGTAGAGTCCGTCGCTCGGGTCCTCGATCGCCCAGGCAGCAAAGCGCGGTGGGGAGAACGCGTCCGGGTCGTCGGGCCGCACCCAGCCCAGCACCTGGCGCGTGGGCGTGAGGAACCCCGCCAAGCTCGGCGCCAGCGCGCTCGTCCAGGCTCCGGCGGCGAGCACCAGGTGCGCGGCTGTATAGCGGCCCGCGTCGGTGCGCACGACCACGCCGTCGCCGGTCTCCTCCCAGCCCAGAACGCGCTCCCTTGGCCTAAGCTGCGCCCCCGCGTGCCTGGCGAGCCCCCCGTACGCCCCGATCGCCCAGGCCGACAGCACCAGCCCCCCGCCCGGCTCGAACAGAGCGCGATAGCCGTCCGGCAGCGCAAACTGGGGGAAGCGGTCCGCCGCGTCGCCCAACTCCTCCAGCGGGATCTCGTACGCCCTCGCCGACGCCTCGGTATCGCGGATCAAATGGCCATCCGCCGGACCGGCATATAGCACGCCTGTCTCGTAGAACACCGTTACGCCGGTGTCCTCTTCCAGGCGCGACCACCCGGCGCGCGCGCGGCGCAGGAGCGGGACGTAATCGGTGTGCTCGAAGTAGGAGGTGCGAAACAAGCGCGTGTCGCCGCCGCTGGAACCGAACTCGTGCGGATGCGCGTGGCGATCGATGCCCAGCACGCGGGCTCCGCGCGCGGCGAGGTGGGCGCAGACGGAGGAGCCCATCGCGCCAACGCCAACCACGATGACGTCGAACGACCCTACGGCGATCATGCAGGGAGAATAGCCGGCGCCCCGTTTCTCGCTACATCGCCTGCAGTGCCAGGCCGAGCAGAACCTGGATCAACCGGAAGTGCGACGCCCCGTGGCCCGCTCCGTTCAGGTTGTAGGTGAGCGCGATGGTGATCCCCGTCGTCTCGTCCCACAGCAGGAACGCGCTGCCGTTGCCCTGGTTGCCGCTGTGCCCCCACGACGTCCGGCCCAGGTAGTTGTACTTGCGGATCCCCACGCCCGCGGCGACCTGGCCCGGAATGCCGCCGTCGTCGGGAACGTCGGTGAGCATCTCGGCGCGCACCGCGGGCGACAGGAAGTCGCCGAACAACGCGGCGCCCCAGCGCGCCAGCGACTCGGCGTCCATGACGACATCGAGAGGTCCGCCGGACGAGTGGAACGCCGGTCCCACGAACAGGTCCGTGAAGTTGACGATTTGG from Gemmatimonadota bacterium includes the following:
- a CDS encoding SIMPL domain-containing protein (The SIMPL domain is named for its presence in mouse protein SIMPL (signalling molecule that associates with mouse pelle-like kinase). Bacterial member BP26, from Brucella, was shown to assemble into a channel-like structure, while YggE from E. coli has been associated with resistance to oxidative stress.), whose translation is MRYAAPILLFALPAVGVAQAPEPETPTVVVTGSSTQTVPPDMVTVSFSASRVEDSPGDAVDGTAELAEAVISALGAMGLADLEIERIGLAVSPHWEHKRNGDREFKGYRANTTVRARTHILGETGRLVNAGTDAGATIGGVGYSSSSEMHALRRLALASAVAAAREDAAAMAEAAGGRLGPLLLLTTDRLDPAPGIGPVAIQALRAGDTFMLDPQNVAVSARVQGRWEFIPDGN
- the solA gene encoding N-methyl-L-tryptophan oxidase; translation: MIAVGSFDVIVVGVGAMGSSVCAHLAARGARVLGIDRHAHPHEFGSSGGDTRLFRTSYFEHTDYVPLLRRARAGWSRLEEDTGVTVFYETGVLYAGPADGHLIRDTEASARAYEIPLEELGDAADRFPQFALPDGYRALFEPGGGLVLSAWAIGAYGGLARHAGAQLRPRERVLGWEETGDGVVVRTDAGRYTAAHLVLAAGAWTSALAPSLAGFLTPTRQVLGWVRPDDPDAFSPPRFAAWAIEDPSDGLYYGFPIVGGSSAMPERAGIKVGRHVPGPEADPDTVDRGPAPPEDQDFLPGVARYLPSAGTDVLSTMTCLYTNSPDGHFLVGALPGAERVSVAAGFSGHGFKFAPVIGEALADLALEGSTELPIGFLDPDRFDGT